The nucleotide sequence TCAACATCAAGCGGTGGAGGAACGTATTCTTCTTCAGGAGTCTCAATTAATTCTGCGGGCTGTAAGGTCCAACGGATATCCCCGACGATCAATGATCCTTGTAAAAACGCATTGATCTTGTTGATGATATCTTCCCTGCTGAAATGCATCTGCTGCATCCAGAGGGAGTTATGGGCATAGATCCAAAGCTCGTTTCTCCGGAAATAGGCTGGCATGCTATACTCGGCAAAGACAGCACCGACCAGCTGAGGCCAGTGGTGAACTAATTTAAAAAGATGCCACTGATTACCCCATTGCTGCTGCCCATACACAGAGGAAAAGCCATCGCCCAATGAGACAAGCTTTTTTTTCCTTTTTTCAACCATACAGCATGAATAATCTTTCCTTTACAGGAGTGAAAAGCTTTAAGTATAACAGAACACCGATACGGTGTATACCCTTTTTCCCTAGAGTTCAGGAGATAAAAAAGGACAACTCTCACAATCAGTGAAAGATGTCCTTTGGTCATCAGCTTCAATACCCTTTGCAGAGCGAGGGATATCTTTTCTCATTGCACATACGTTACAGGGAGAATGAAGAAAAAATTATTTCCCTCCGAGGTCTTCTCATAGCCAACCACCCCTCCGTGCAGCTCAACAACATGCTGGATAAAGGCCAGGCCGTGCCCGGTGCCGTGGATCCCCTTGCTGCTTTTGCCCCGCACACCTTCTTGAAAAATAAAGGGCACTTCTTCTGGATCAAGATGAGGGCCTGTGCTAAATACATTGAACTTAACCCCCTGCTCGCCGCATTGAGGAAAGTCATCAAGAACCTCACGCCCATAGGCGATAGCCTTACGTCTTGTTCCATCTCTGGTGACGACTTCTTGCGTATACTTGGTTGCATTGGAAAAAAGATTGGCATAGACCTGGGAAAGAAGCCCGATATCCACCACAAGCTGAAATTCTTCATCCAGCATATTATTCGGGCGATCCACAGTGATATGTGCCGCACGCAAGCGACTGGCATAGTTCTCCAACTGAGGCAGAATAATCTCCTTTTCCACAAAACACCGTTTAGGATGGAGCACTAAATGGCCGCTCTCGAAATGTTCCCGCCGGAAAAGGCTCTCTAAGAAGAGACTGATATTAGAATGATGCTTTACTATTTCAGAATGATAGAAAAGTAAATCATCACTGAGCTGATCACAACGACTCAAACAGCTCTCACATTGGTAGGAGGCAATATCCAAGTTGGTAGTTTGGCGTATCTCGTCTCGTATCTTTTCAAGCTCTGCTATCTTTTGACGAAGTTTATTGAAGAGATGCCGGAAATACATATTCGGCACAATCACATTATGCTCAATATCCATCACCAAGGTATTGATGAATTTCAGGTGATCAATATTTTGCAGGGCAATAAGCCGATTATGCAGGTTATAGCCGATCCGGTTTGTGTACTTACTCAGAAAAAAACGATCCTCTGCGGAGAGCTTCTCTAAGGGAAAAACACTGAACATCCCCAGGATACGATTCCTGCTGTATACCTTCTTAGAGGGAGGGCTCTCCTGGCCCCTTTCCAGCCTTGTCTCTAGGGATAATTTTCTCCCTCCAGCAGGCTTCTTGTTATAAATAGGAACAATATAAAAATTATCACATTGGTACGGTTCTATACTCAGGGCAACATGTTCTGGGGCTACTTTTTTGGTCTGATAAACTCCCCGGATGCTGTCACAGGCCAAGTAGAGTTCCCTTGTTTCTTCATCCAAGAGATAAAGGGCACTGTCAAGGCCGGTCATCTCCAGAGGAACAGCAACGCAGATTCGATAAAAATCATCAAGTGAATCGTACTCCTGCGCCAGATCAAAAAAGGCCTTGAGAAAATCATTAAACGCAGAAGTAAAATTATAGCGTTCATAATTTTTTGATTTTTCGCGTATCCGCTGGCAAATTCTTTGAAGATCTGAACAATGCGGCATTAGGCTCGCCCTCTGTTTCTGCGACCGTTTTCAAAAGAACGGTCGGGGAAAAAATACATTGTCGGGGACACACCCGTCATAAAAGGACAACGAAGGAGAATACCCCTTCGTTACTTCTTACTTTATATCAACCGCCACTTCATCACCCTTCCGATCCTCAGACAGCAGCACATCAACCCGTTCTGATGCATCGGCACGAATACAGACCCCTGTAAAATCCGGTTGGATGGGGAGTTCACGACCCTGACGATCAACCAAGACAGCCAGCTGAATAGAACGAGGGCGCCCATAATCCATCAACGCATCCATAGCGGCCCGGATAGTGCGCCCGGTAAAGATAACGTCATCCACCAGCACAACATCCTTATCCTCAACCGTGAATTCGATATTGGTTTTGCGAACAATGGGATTTTGCGAGATCAGGCTCCAATCATCCCGGTACAGGGTGATGTCCAGGCTGGCCATGGGCACCTCGTTATCCTCATGGGCAGTAATCTTTTCATGAAGCCGGGCAGCCATAAACACTCCGCCCGTATGGATGCCGACGATAGCCAAATTTTCGACGCCTTGATTCCGTTCAAGAATCTCCATGGCCAATCGTTCTATGCTCCGCTCAATAGCTTCGCTGTTCATAACAATGCGGACGGACATATTCAACCTCTGTTCCAGAAATAGGCAGCACCCTTTTCATCCACCAAATTAATGGCTTCAGGAAAGGCCTCACACTCTTTGGCAAACACCTTATCTGCAATATCATCAGGTGAATCAGCAGGGGCTAACGAGACACATTTTTGCAGAATAATAGGACCTTCGTCATAGACCTCGTTGGCAAAATGAACAGTACAGCCGCTGACAGTACAGCCTCTGGCCTTGACGGCCTCATGGACATGATGACCGTAAAAACCCGGGCCGCAGAAGGAGGGAATCAGGGAAGGATGAATATTAACAACCCGTTGTTGCAGTTGTTGCGATGGTTCATACAGTTTAAGGTAACCGGCAAGGGTGACAAGGTCAATATCATATTCCGCCAGGATCTTATTAATGGCTGCATTATCAGCAGCGTGAAAGGCCGGATAGCCATATTTTTGTGCTTTCTCCAGCCCCAAGGCGTCACCGACATTAGAGACAACCACCTGAATCGCTGCCTTCATCGCGCCTGCCTGGATACATTCATGAAAATTATCCAGGGTCCTGCCTGATCCAGACAGCAGTACTGCTATCTTTTGCATTCTTTTCTCCTTTACCGCAGAGAGGAAACAGAAAGGGCGGCCCTATAACGGTACCGCCCCTTCCTGTCTTCTTTCTGCCTCTATT is from Candidatus Electrothrix sp. GW3-4 and encodes:
- a CDS encoding DUF721 domain-containing protein, which encodes MVEKRKKKLVSLGDGFSSVYGQQQWGNQWHLFKLVHHWPQLVGAVFAEYSMPAYFRRNELWIYAHNSLWMQQMHFSREDIINKINAFLQGSLIVGDIRWTLQPAELIETPEEEYVPPPLDVDPDAERAFRSMAENVANPEAREALCRLWQRMESLKKKGS
- a CDS encoding HAMP domain-containing sensor histidine kinase, encoding MPHCSDLQRICQRIREKSKNYERYNFTSAFNDFLKAFFDLAQEYDSLDDFYRICVAVPLEMTGLDSALYLLDEETRELYLACDSIRGVYQTKKVAPEHVALSIEPYQCDNFYIVPIYNKKPAGGRKLSLETRLERGQESPPSKKVYSRNRILGMFSVFPLEKLSAEDRFFLSKYTNRIGYNLHNRLIALQNIDHLKFINTLVMDIEHNVIVPNMYFRHLFNKLRQKIAELEKIRDEIRQTTNLDIASYQCESCLSRCDQLSDDLLFYHSEIVKHHSNISLFLESLFRREHFESGHLVLHPKRCFVEKEIILPQLENYASRLRAAHITVDRPNNMLDEEFQLVVDIGLLSQVYANLFSNATKYTQEVVTRDGTRRKAIAYGREVLDDFPQCGEQGVKFNVFSTGPHLDPEEVPFIFQEGVRGKSSKGIHGTGHGLAFIQHVVELHGGVVGYEKTSEGNNFFFILPVTYVQ
- the pyrR gene encoding bifunctional pyr operon transcriptional regulator/uracil phosphoribosyltransferase PyrR, with product MSVRIVMNSEAIERSIERLAMEILERNQGVENLAIVGIHTGGVFMAARLHEKITAHEDNEVPMASLDITLYRDDWSLISQNPIVRKTNIEFTVEDKDVVLVDDVIFTGRTIRAAMDALMDYGRPRSIQLAVLVDRQGRELPIQPDFTGVCIRADASERVDVLLSEDRKGDEVAVDIK
- a CDS encoding phosphoribosylglycinamide formyltransferase translates to MQKIAVLLSGSGRTLDNFHECIQAGAMKAAIQVVVSNVGDALGLEKAQKYGYPAFHAADNAAINKILAEYDIDLVTLAGYLKLYEPSQQLQQRVVNIHPSLIPSFCGPGFYGHHVHEAVKARGCTVSGCTVHFANEVYDEGPIILQKCVSLAPADSPDDIADKVFAKECEAFPEAINLVDEKGAAYFWNRG